A single region of the Bacteroidota bacterium genome encodes:
- a CDS encoding ABC transporter ATP-binding protein, translating into MAIVSVQNVSKSYWRDSYEVPVLSDISFEIPEGEFLGLMGPSGSGKTTLLNLIAGIDKPSKGSISVSGTDITNLKETALAGWRARHVGFIFQFYNLLPVLTAFENVELPLLLSNLSKKERKEHVGFALKVVGLEERMDHYPKQLSGGQEQRVAIARAIVTDPTLLVADEPTGDLDKGSADEILKLLERLNAEFKKTIVMVTHDPRAAERAHKVRHLDKGELS; encoded by the coding sequence GCCATCGTCTCCGTTCAAAATGTGTCAAAATCGTACTGGCGTGACTCGTATGAGGTCCCTGTTCTCAGCGATATTTCCTTCGAAATTCCCGAGGGGGAATTCCTCGGACTGATGGGACCATCGGGTTCCGGCAAGACGACGCTCCTGAACCTGATCGCCGGGATCGACAAACCCTCGAAGGGATCCATCAGCGTTTCCGGCACCGACATCACGAACCTGAAGGAAACCGCACTCGCCGGATGGCGGGCGCGGCACGTCGGGTTCATTTTTCAATTCTATAACCTCCTGCCGGTTCTCACCGCCTTCGAGAATGTGGAGCTCCCGCTCCTCCTTTCAAACCTTTCGAAGAAGGAGCGGAAGGAACATGTCGGGTTCGCGTTGAAGGTGGTCGGCCTGGAAGAGCGGATGGACCATTACCCGAAGCAACTCTCGGGCGGCCAGGAGCAGCGGGTGGCCATCGCGCGCGCGATCGTGACCGACCCGACCCTTCTGGTGGCGGACGAACCGACCGGCGACCTCGACAAGGGCTCCGCGGACGAAATCCTGAAGCTCCTCGAACGCCTGAACGCCGAATTCAAGAAAACGATCGTGATGGTGACGCACGACCCGCGAGCCGCGGAACGGGCGCACAAAGTCAGGCATCTCGACAAGGGAGAATTGTCGTAA
- a CDS encoding FtsX-like permease family protein has protein sequence MYLLKLILRNTLRHKLRTSLTVAGIAIAVLAFGTLRTVITSWNSGVESSQANRMVTVHSVSFIFPLPLSYRDQITKVAGVKKVSFANWFSGIYIDQYQFFPRLAIDPETFWDVTPEFLVSDSVKEALKRQRNGCVVGIKIANQYKLKPGDVMNIEGDIYPGKWQMQVVGIYRGRDRTADETQMLFNWHYLDEQLKVNEPGRDGHVGWYILQIENPNDRAKIALAVDNLFANSPAETKTQTEKEFQQSFVSMSGAILSAINVVSFVIIGIILLVLSNTMAMTARERIREYAVMRTLGFSSRNLTQLIAGESLLISLVGGGVGLAVTFPLCSLIQQVAPTGMFPVFIVEPGTVLFAFLSAVAAGTVAAAFPIRRTSRMKIVDGLRQIA, from the coding sequence ATGTACCTCCTCAAGCTGATCCTCAGGAACACGCTGCGGCACAAGCTCCGCACTTCGCTGACGGTTGCCGGCATCGCAATCGCCGTCCTGGCCTTCGGGACTTTGAGAACGGTCATCACCTCGTGGAATTCGGGCGTCGAATCGTCGCAGGCGAACCGCATGGTGACCGTCCACTCCGTCTCGTTCATTTTTCCGCTCCCCCTTTCCTACCGCGATCAGATAACGAAGGTCGCGGGAGTGAAAAAAGTTTCGTTTGCGAACTGGTTCTCGGGCATCTATATCGACCAGTATCAGTTTTTCCCCCGCCTCGCGATCGATCCGGAGACCTTCTGGGACGTCACCCCGGAGTTCCTGGTGTCGGATTCGGTCAAGGAGGCGCTCAAGCGCCAGCGCAACGGCTGCGTCGTCGGGATCAAGATCGCGAACCAGTATAAGCTGAAGCCGGGAGACGTCATGAATATCGAAGGCGACATTTATCCCGGCAAGTGGCAGATGCAGGTGGTGGGGATCTACCGCGGAAGGGACCGGACCGCCGATGAGACGCAGATGCTCTTCAACTGGCATTACCTCGACGAGCAGCTCAAGGTGAACGAACCCGGACGGGACGGTCACGTCGGATGGTACATCCTTCAGATCGAGAATCCGAACGACCGGGCGAAGATCGCGCTCGCCGTGGACAACCTCTTCGCCAATTCTCCCGCGGAGACCAAGACGCAAACCGAAAAGGAATTTCAACAAAGCTTCGTTTCAATGTCGGGGGCGATTTTGAGCGCGATCAACGTGGTCTCGTTCGTGATTATCGGCATCATCCTCCTCGTCCTCTCGAATACGATGGCGATGACGGCCCGTGAACGGATCCGCGAATATGCCGTCATGAGGACGCTCGGGTTTTCCTCGAGGAATCTCACCCAGCTGATCGCGGGGGAATCCCTCCTGATTTCCCTGGTGGGAGGAGGAGTCGGGCTCGCGGTCACGTTTCCCCTCTGTTCGTTGATCCAGCAGGTCGCACCCACCGGGATGTTCCCGGTGTTCATCGTCGAGCCGGGCACGGTTCTCTTCGCCTTTCTCTCGGCGGTCGCCGCGGGGACCGTTGCCGCGGCGTTTCCCATCCGCCGCACGTCGCGCATGAAAATTGTCGACGGCCTGCGGCAAATCGCCTGA